The Pantanalinema sp. sequence AGGCTCTGCGCCAAGAGGGTCTTGCCCGAGCCGGTGGGTCCGATCAGGAGGATGTTGCTCTTGGCAATCTCCACCTGGTCATCGGCCCCCTCGGCCTCCTTGGTCGAGAGGCGCTTGTAGTGGTTGTAGACCGCGACCGAGAGAACCTTCTTGGCGCGCTCCTGGCCGACCACGTGCTGATCGAGGCTCTTCTTGATGGCCTGCGGCTTCGGGATCTCGCCCAGTTCCATGGGCGGGGCTTCCGCGGTCCGCTGGTTGTCGTAGAGCTCCTCGTCGAGGATCTCGTTGCAGAGATCCACGCACTCGTCGCAGATGTAGACTCCAGGGGCAGCAATCAGCTTGCGCACCTGTTCCTGCGTCTTACCGCAGAACGAGCACTTGGGCTGGCCCTTGTTGTCTTCGTACTTAGGCATCCGATTTAGTTCCCCCACTACCGGTCGCCGGGGGCAAGGGTGCCTTCGGGACCAGCACTTCGTCGATCAGACCGTACTCCTTGGCTTCGTCGGGGCTCATGAAGAAGTCGCGGTCCGTGTCCTTCTCGATCTTCTTGAGCGGCTGGCCGCTGTGAAGGGCCATCAGCTCGTTGAGGCGGCGCTTGAGGCGCAGGATCTCGGCGGCCTGGATCTCGATGTCCGTGGCCTGACCCTGGGCGCCGCCCAGGGGCTGGTGGATCATGATGCGGGCGTTGGGCAGCGCGATGCGCTTGCCGGGAGCCCCCGCGTTCAGGAGGAACGCGCCCATGGACGCGGCCTGGCCGAGCACGATGGTGGACACGTCGGCCTTGATGTAGCGCATGGTGTCGTAGATCGCAAGACCCGCGGTCACCACGCCGCCCGGCGAGTTGATGTACATGTGGATGTCCTTGGAGGGATCCTCGGCCTCCAGGAACAGGAGCTGGGCAATCGTGAGGCTCGCGACCGCATCGTCGATCGGGGTGTTCAAGAAGATGATGCGCTCCTTGAGCAGGCGCGAGAAGATGTCGAAGGCGCGCTCGCCGCGGCTCGTCTGCTCGACGACCATGGGGACCAAACCGCTGTGAACTAACATGGTTGATACCTCTCTCAGTGCTGCGTTTGTGCTACGCGTTGGCGGCGACGGGGGCGGCCTCCGAGACCTTGGCGCGCTCGAAGAGCCACTCGATGATCTTGTTGCTGAGGACCTCGTCGGCGATCTGCGGCCAG is a genomic window containing:
- the clpP gene encoding ATP-dependent Clp endopeptidase proteolytic subunit ClpP; the protein is MLVHSGLVPMVVEQTSRGERAFDIFSRLLKERIIFLNTPIDDAVASLTIAQLLFLEAEDPSKDIHMYINSPGGVVTAGLAIYDTMRYIKADVSTIVLGQAASMGAFLLNAGAPGKRIALPNARIMIHQPLGGAQGQATDIEIQAAEILRLKRRLNELMALHSGQPLKKIEKDTDRDFFMSPDEAKEYGLIDEVLVPKAPLPPATGSGGTKSDA